The genomic region CTGATCTGGGTGGTGATCGGCTACTTCAGCCTGCTCGACCTGGGGCTGGGGCGGGCGCTCACCCACCTGGTGGCGGAGAAGCTCGGGGCCGGGCGGGAGGAGGAGATCCCCGCGCTGTCGTGGACCGCGCTGGCGCTCGTCCTGGCGCTGGGGGCGGCGGGAGGTCTGGTCGCCGCGCTCCTGGCGCCGTGGTTGATCCTGGAGGTGGCGCACCTGCCAGCGGAGCTGGAGCGCGAGACCGTGGGGGCGATGTACCTGCTCGCCCTCTCCCTGCCGGCCGTGGCCAGCACCGCGGCGCTCCGGGGCATTCTGGAGGCGGCGCAGCGTTTCGACCTGGTGAACGCGCTGCGCGTGCCGCTGGCGGCCTTTCTCTATGCCGGACCGCTGCTGGTGCTGCCGTTCTCCAACCGGCTGGTGCCCATCGTGGGCGTGTTGCTGGTGGGGCGCCTGCTGGGGTGGGCCGCCCACCTCTGGATGTGCCTGCGCACCCTCCCGCAGATGCGGCGGGTGCAGGTAGACCGACTGGCTGTGCCGGCGCTGATCCGCTTTGGCAGCTGGGCTACGGTGAGCAACCTGGTCAGTCCGCTGATGGTCTACCTCGATCGCTTCCTGATCGGGGGGATGGTCTCGGTGGCCGCCGTGGCCTACTACGTCACGCCGTACGAGGTGGTGACCAAACTCTGGGTGGTGCCCTACGCGGTGGTGGGCGTGCTCTTCCCGGCGGTGGCGGCGGTGCACGCGGCCGATTCGACGCGCACCGGGCAGCTCTTCCGGCGCTCGCTGCAGGCGCTCCTGCTGGTGATGTTCCCCGTGACCCTGGTGCTGGTGACCCTGGCGCCCGAAGCCCTCGACCTCTGGCTCGGCGCCGAGTTCGCCCGCAACAGCGCGCCCGTGCTGCGCTGGCTGGCGATCGGCGTCTTCGTGAACAGCCTGGCGCAGGTGCCGTACACGGTGCTGCAGGGGATGGGGCGTCCGGATCTGACCGGGAAGCTGCACCTGCTCGAGCTCCCGCTCTACCTGGTGGGCCTGTGGCTGCTGGTGGGCCGGTGGGGGATCGTGGGCGCGGCCGCTGTCTGGGTGCTGCGCATCGGCGTGGATACCGTGGCGCTCTTCGCGCTGGCGCGGCAGCGCCTTGGACGGGAGAGAGGACTGCAGGGTCTGGGGGGAATGGTGCTCGGCGCGCTGGCCCTGCTGCTGGCGGGGGCGGCGATGCCCGGCACCACCAGCCGCCT from Longimicrobiaceae bacterium harbors:
- a CDS encoding flippase → MSGPEPTPTPPVAGLTRGSLLARNAVLNLLGQGAPMLVALVAIPVLIAALGTERFGVLTLIWVVIGYFSLLDLGLGRALTHLVAEKLGAGREEEIPALSWTALALVLALGAAGGLVAALLAPWLILEVAHLPAELERETVGAMYLLALSLPAVASTAALRGILEAAQRFDLVNALRVPLAAFLYAGPLLVLPFSNRLVPIVGVLLVGRLLGWAAHLWMCLRTLPQMRRVQVDRLAVPALIRFGSWATVSNLVSPLMVYLDRFLIGGMVSVAAVAYYVTPYEVVTKLWVVPYAVVGVLFPAVAAVHAADSTRTGQLFRRSLQALLLVMFPVTLVLVTLAPEALDLWLGAEFARNSAPVLRWLAIGVFVNSLAQVPYTVLQGMGRPDLTGKLHLLELPLYLVGLWLLVGRWGIVGAAAVWVLRIGVDTVALFALARQRLGRERGLQGLGGMVLGALALLLAGAAMPGTTSRLAYVIAVLVPFAVVAWRVGLRGRGRQGLLEMVRREGAGSTVAP